From a region of the Tamandua tetradactyla isolate mTamTet1 chromosome 10, mTamTet1.pri, whole genome shotgun sequence genome:
- the LOC143647625 gene encoding uncharacterized protein NECTIN3-AS1-like, with protein sequence MPDTQEREGRFHLWENGLLKRSLESSSESLVMTESYVVEVLQDPVTPPIQSRKLDPLPKKHRCFSKAQRTKKTRKNKRKEIKEACCTSILPTPLVPPQSEEDEAVDKKLAICSSQEANPDLPSEELQSQRDESACVIHQECQHQPCEFSVSQDPGPSPTVTSLASPPLCFGCFLSCVCQTFSSSRKRRLTRGKGNKQSEAGGDTKAPRSGLLKSLAKNKVQPDQSL encoded by the exons ATGCCAGATACTCAAGAAAGAGAGGGTAGATTCCATCTATGGGAGAATGGCCTTCTGAAGAGAAGCTTGGAATCATCATCAGAGTCATTGGTGATGACTGAGAGTTATGTGGTGGAGGTTTTACAAGATCCTGTCACCCCTCCAATCCAGAGTAGAAAGTTAGATCCACTCCCAAAAAAGCATAGGTGTTTTAGCAAGGCCCAAAGGACAAAGAAAACCAGGAAGaataagagaaaagagataaaggagGCCTGCTGCACTTCCATTCTCCCAACACCTTTGGTACCACCACAGAGTGAAGAAGATGAAGCTGTAGATAAAAAGTTGGCCATTTGCAGTTCCCAGGAGGCTAATCCTGACCTTCCCAGTGAG GAATTACAGAGCCAGAGGGATGAAAGTGCCTGTGTGATACATCAGGAATGTCAGCACCAGCCTTGTGAGTTTTCAGTGTCCCAGGATCCTGGGCCTTCTCCTACAGTGACATCTTTGGCATCACCACCACTCTGCTTTGGTTGTTTCCTAAGCTGTGTCTGCCAGACCTTCTCAAGTTCCAGGAAGCGGAGGCTTACCAGAGGAAAAGGCAATAAGCAGTCTGAGGCTGGAGGTGATACTAAGGCCCCAAGATCTGGTCTGCTGAAGAGTCTGGCAAAAAACAAAGTACAGCCTGACCAAAGCCTGTAG